AGTGAAGCAACATAACATTCCCCATCACTTCAAAAATGAGCTGGCATGCACATAACACTCGCTTGCTGCTTTTATCTTGCTTCTTGCTTTCATGTTCCGTTGTGTTTTGTCAACTGTCCAAAGACCAAGATATCACCATGATCACTCTCTCTAAGCTCCTTAACAACACTGCTTCACCATGGGATGCTACTAAGGAGCCAAACCCATGTTCGTGGATTGGAGTTAGATGCAGTCCTGACAACACACGGGTAACCCATCTTTTCCTATCTGGCATTGGTCTCTCCTCTTCTGATTTTATACCTGTTATTTGCAAGATCGAGTCTCTGCAGTGGCTTGATTTCTCGAACAACCGATTGAGCTCAATCCCAGATGAGTTCATCAATGTTTGTGGACAGATTTCTGAGTTGCAGACTTTGAGTTTTAGTCATAACTCTCTAGCTGGTCCTTTGCCTACTTTTCATGGTTTTGAAGGATTAGAAACCTTGGATTTGTCTTGTAACTCTATGAGTGGTAATATTAGTTTACAGTTAGATGGGTTTCGTTCACTCAAAAGCTTGAATCTTAGTTCCAATAAGTTTAATGGGCATGTTCCCATAAACCTTGGGAAATCCATGATGTTGGAAGAGCTTCAGCTTTCGGTGAATTCTTTCCAGGGTTCCATCCCGTCGGAAATAGTGAGTTATCAGAATTTGCACAGGATTGATCTTAGTGCAAATCAGCTTTCGGGGTCTATTCCTGATGTACTTGGAAACCTAACCTACTTGGAAGTTTTGGTTCTGTCTTCCAATAAGTTAAGTGGGGAGATCCCAACAAGCCTTTCAAATATTCAAACCCTGCAGCGCTTCGCAGCAAATGAAAACAATTTCTATGGTGGAATTCCTTGTGGACTTACAAGGTTTCTTACGTATTTAGATCTTAGTTATAACAGGTTAGCTGGGCTGATACCACCGGACTTTCTGTCACAGCCGAATGTGCAGACTTTGGATTTGTCTTATAACATGTTGGAGGGTTCAATCCCATCAAATGTATCTCGAAACTTGGTTATTCTAAAATTGGGAAGCAATAGAATGAATGGCTCAATCCCTGTTTCATTTGAAGCACTAACAAATCTAACTCATTTGGAGCTGGAAAACAATAGTTTGACTGGTGTGATACCTCCTCAATTGAGTTCTTGTGGAAGCTTAGTGGTGTTGAACTTGGCACAGAATAACCTAATTGGTGCATTACCAGCAGAATTGGATGGTCTTTATTCACTTGAAGTCATGAAACTCCAATTAAACAAATTGAGTGGTGAGATCCCAAAGCAAATCCCCCCTGCGTTATCAACCCTGAATATCAGCTGGAATTTGCTTACCGGTTCCATACCTTCTTCAATTGCAGGCTTGGACAACCTGGATTATTTGAACTTGCAAGGTAACAATCTCAGCGGTTCAATCCCTGATAGTATGCCTTCTGTGGTTGAACTACAACTTGGACAAAATCAACTGAGTGGGAGGATTCCAAAGATGCCAGTGAGGTTGCAGACTGTCTTAAATCTCAGCAGCAACCTCTTTGAAGGACCTATTCCAAGCGATCTTTCCCAGCTGATGGGTTTGAAAGTCTTGGACCTCTCGAACAACAAGTTCTCGGGTGAGATTCCTATTCTTTTTACTCAAATGGCTACCTTGACAGAGCTGATACTTTCCAACAATCAGCTATCTGGAGTCATCCCAGTATTTCCACCACGGGTTTCGATAAAAGTAACTGGAAATGCTGGCATAGTTGACACTTCCGAGAAACTGGCCAGAAAGACAGGAAGACAAATTGGTGTGACCATTATAGTTGGAGCGGGAGCCTCCTtccttatcttttttctttttttcttcttgcttttGCTAGGTAAGCAAAAAAGAAACTGAACTCGAACAATTTCTGTCGCGAGATGACACGAAAACGGGAGGGGGATCTGctgtgttttgttttcttgtgtaACAGAAGTTTGCAGTTTACTTGTTAGTGTTTGTATAgtgtagttttaaaatatattaaaataattcttgttttaaaatatattaaaataatattatttattttttaaatttattttttatattagtctCTTGCacgcaaaaacaataaaaaacacataaaaaataatctaaaacaaataaaaatcagttttttttaaaaaaataacgattccaccgca
This genomic interval from Populus nigra chromosome 11, ddPopNigr1.1, whole genome shotgun sequence contains the following:
- the LOC133668381 gene encoding LRR receptor-like serine/threonine-protein kinase ER2 isoform X1, translating into MSWHAHNTRLLLLSCFLLSCSVVFCQLSKDQDITMITLSKLLNNTASPWDATKEPNPCSWIGVRCSPDNTRVTHLFLSGIGLSSSDFIPVICKIESLQWLDFSNNRLSSIPDEFINVCGQISELQTLSFSHNSLAGPLPTFHGFEGLETLDLSCNSMSGNISLQLDGFRSLKSLNLSSNKFNGHVPINLGKSMMLEELQLSVNSFQGSIPSEIVSYQNLHRIDLSANQLSGSIPDVLGNLTYLEVLVLSSNKLSGEIPTSLSNIQTLQRFAANENNFYGGIPCGLTRFLTYLDLSYNRLAGLIPPDFLSQPNVQTLDLSYNMLEGSIPSNVSRNLVILKLGSNRMNGSIPVSFEALTNLTHLELENNSLTGVIPPQLSSCGSLVVLNLAQNNLIGALPAELDGLYSLEVMKLQLNKLSGEIPKQIPPALSTLNISWNLLTGSIPSSIAGLDNLDYLNLQGNNLSGSIPDSMPSVVELQLGQNQLSGRIPKMPVRLQTVLNLSSNLFEGPIPSDLSQLMGLKVLDLSNNKFSGAGGYTYLFEPLWWIGMITMIAGEIANFAAYAFAPAILVTPLGALSIIISAALAHAILQEKLHTFGILGCALCVVGSTTIVLHAPQEREIESVKEVWDLATEPAFLLYAAIVITAAVVIIIRVIPHYGQTHVMVYISICSLMGSLSVMSVKALGIALKLTFSGMNQLLYPQTWAFTLIVLACVITQINYLNKALDTFNAAVVSPIYYVMFTSLTILASVIMFKDWDGKNASQIVTEICGFVTILSGTFLLHETKDMVEGSSQSSSLRLPKHEEEDEGLDPEGIPLRQVDTLRPK
- the LOC133668381 gene encoding LRR receptor-like serine/threonine-protein kinase ER2 isoform X3 — translated: MSWHAHNTRLLLLSCFLLSCSVVFCQLSKDQDITMITLSKLLNNTASPWDATKEPNPCSWIGVRCSPDNTRVTHLFLSGIGLSSSDFIPVICKIESLQWLDFSNNRLSSIPDEFINVCGQISELQTLSFSHNSLAGPLPTFHGFEGLETLDLSCNSMSGNISLQLDGFRSLKSLNLSSNKFNGHVPINLGKSMMLEELQLSVNSFQGSIPSEIVSYQNLHRIDLSANQLSGSIPDVLGNLTYLEVLVLSSNKLSGEIPTSLSNIQTLQRFAANENNFYGGIPCGLTRFLTYLDLSYNRLAGLIPPDFLSQPNVQTLDLSYNMLEGSIPSNVSRNLVILKLGSNRMNGSIPVSFEALTNLTHLELENNSLTGVIPPQLSSCGSLVVLNLAQNNLIGALPAELDGLYSLEVMKLQLNKLSGEIPKQIPPALSTLNISWNLLTGSIPSSIAGLDNLDYLNLQGNNLSGSIPDSMPSVVELQLGQNQLSGRIPKMPVRLQTVLNLSSNLFEGPIPSDLSQLMGLKVLDLSNNKFSGAGGYTYLFEPLWWIGMITMIAGEIANFAAYAFAPAILVTPLGALSIIISAALAHAILQEKLHTFGILGCALCVVGSTTIVLHAPQEREIESVKEVWDLATEPAFLLYAAIVITAAVVIIIRVIPHYGQTHVMVYISICSLMGSLSVMSVKALGIALKLTFSGMNQLLYPQTWAFTLIVLACVITQINYLNKDWDGKNASQIVTEICGFVTILSGTFLLHETKDMVEGSSQSSSLRLPKHEEEDEGLDPEGIPLRQVDTLRPK
- the LOC133668381 gene encoding LRR receptor-like serine/threonine-protein kinase ER2 isoform X2 produces the protein MSWHAHNTRLLLLSCFLLSCSVVFCQLSKDQDITMITLSKLLNNTASPWDATKEPNPCSWIGVRCSPDNTRVTHLFLSGIGLSSSDFIPVICKIESLQWLDFSNNRLSSIPDEFINVCGQISELQTLSFSHNSLAGPLPTFHGFEGLETLDLSCNSMSGNISLQLDGFRSLKSLNLSSNKFNGHVPINLGKSMMLEELQLSVNSFQGSIPSEIVSYQNLHRIDLSANQLSGSIPDVLGNLTYLEVLVLSSNKLSGEIPTSLSNIQTLQRFAANENNFYGGIPCGLTRFLTYLDLSYNRLAGLIPPDFLSQPNVQTLDLSYNMLEGSIPSNVSRNLVILKLGSNRMNGSIPVSFEALTNLTHLELENNSLTGVIPPQLSSCGSLVVLNLAQNNLIGALPAELDGLYSLEVMKLQLNKLSGLDNLDYLNLQGNNLSGSIPDSMPSVVELQLGQNQLSGRIPKMPVRLQTVLNLSSNLFEGPIPSDLSQLMGLKVLDLSNNKFSGAGGYTYLFEPLWWIGMITMIAGEIANFAAYAFAPAILVTPLGALSIIISAALAHAILQEKLHTFGILGCALCVVGSTTIVLHAPQEREIESVKEVWDLATEPAFLLYAAIVITAAVVIIIRVIPHYGQTHVMVYISICSLMGSLSVMSVKALGIALKLTFSGMNQLLYPQTWAFTLIVLACVITQINYLNKALDTFNAAVVSPIYYVMFTSLTILASVIMFKDWDGKNASQIVTEICGFVTILSGTFLLHETKDMVEGSSQSSSLRLPKHEEEDEGLDPEGIPLRQVDTLRPK
- the LOC133668381 gene encoding LRR receptor-like serine/threonine-protein kinase ER2 isoform X4; translated protein: MSWHAHNTRLLLLSCFLLSCSVVFCQLSKDQDITMITLSKLLNNTASPWDATKEPNPCSWIGVRCSPDNTRVTHLFLSGIGLSSSDFIPVICKIESLQWLDFSNNRLSSIPDEFINVCGQISELQTLSFSHNSLAGPLPTFHGFEGLETLDLSCNSMSGNISLQLDGFRSLKSLNLSSNKFNGHVPINLGKSMMLEELQLSVNSFQGSIPSEIVSYQNLHRIDLSANQLSGSIPDVLGNLTYLEVLVLSSNKLSGEIPTSLSNIQTLQRFAANENNFYGGIPCGLTRFLTYLDLSYNRLAGLIPPDFLSQPNVQTLDLSYNMLEGSIPSNVSRNLVILKLGSNRMNGSIPVSFEALTNLTHLELENNSLTGVIPPQLSSCGSLVVLNLAQNNLIGALPAELDGLYSLEVMKLQLNKLSGEIPKQIPPALSTLNISWNLLTGSIPSSIAGLDNLDYLNLQGNNLSGSIPDSMPSVVELQLGQNQLSGRIPKMPVRLQTVLNLSSNLFEGPIPSDLSQLMGLKVLDLSNNKFSGAGGYTYLFEPLWWIGMITI